The following coding sequences lie in one Rutidosis leptorrhynchoides isolate AG116_Rl617_1_P2 chromosome 6, CSIRO_AGI_Rlap_v1, whole genome shotgun sequence genomic window:
- the LOC139853640 gene encoding uncharacterized protein, with amino-acid sequence MPIKQVLTKPEISGRLALWAVELGTYEISYLPRNAIKGQVLTDYLAEISGELEIINERTELKPVQGDTWDLFIDGASCAEGAGAGILLASPSGEEHTYALRFNFGVTNNEVEYEALLAGLNIAHKMNVTKLHAFTDSQLVVNKFSGSFDAHELSMQKYLKLLQESAMRFEHFELAQVPRSQNKKADALSKLAALTFSHFQKQVWVEELPSKSINNDLMVASVEEEQPNWMEPIMQYIRNNVLPNDKREARLVRERPPMYIIQNDILYRKSYCGPMMRCVGPIEAEMIVDEVHNGSCALHSGYKTIAAKIMWMGYFWPSLYCDVGKIFKRCKSCQRHAPQNRIQRHDMIPVNSPWPFHKWAIDIVGPFPTGPGNVKFLIVGIDYFTKWVEAKAVRTITRVQVREWVLRNNDASRAEKLGKLGPNWEGPYQVVAINVAGSYKLADIEGRNLPNAWHAALLKRYYA; translated from the exons ATGCCAATCAAGCAAGTTTTAACAAAACCAGAAATATCTGGTAGGCTCGCGTTGTGGGCAGTGGAGTTAGGCACTTATGAAATCTCTTACCTTCCGCGCAATGCTATAAAAGGCCAAGTTTTGACGGATTACCTTGCGGAAATATCTGGTGAGCTGGAGATCATCAATGAGCGAACAGAGTTAAAGCCAGTGCAGGGCGATACATGGGATTTATTTATCGATGGAGCCTCATGTGCAGAAGGTGCTGGTGCGGGTATATTGTTAGCAAGCCCAAGTGGTGAGGAGCACACATATGCGTTACGTTTCAATTTTGGTGTAACAAATAATGAAGttgaatatgaagcattgcttgcTGGTTTAAATATCGCGCATAAAATGAATGTCACGAAGTTGCACGCTTTTACAGATTCGCAGCTGGTGGTAAATAAGTTTAGTGGCTCTTTTGATGCACATGAACTCTCAATGCAAAAATATTTGAAGTTGTTGCAAGAATCAGCTATGCGGTTTGAGCATTTTGAACTTGCACAAGTACCAAGGAgtcaaaataagaaagcggatgcgttAAGTAAGTTGGCTGCTCTAACATTTTCACACTTTCAAAAGCAAGTTTGGGTTGAGGAATTGCCAAGTAAGTCAATAAATAATGATCTAATGGTTGCGTCTGTTGAAGAAGAACAACCAAACTGGATGGAACCAATTATGCAATATATCCGCAATAATGTTTTGCCGAATGATAAACGCGAAGCTCGTTTAGTTCGTGAGCGACCACCAATGTACATCattcaaaatgatattttatatcgtAAGTCATATTGTGGCCCAATGATGCGGTGTGTTGGCCCAATCGAAGCCGAGATGATAGTGGATGAAGTACACAATGGCTCTTGCGCATTGCATTCAGGCTATAAAACCATTGCGGCTAAAATTATGTGGATGGGTTACTTTTGGCCGTCCTTATACTGCGATGTTGGGAAGATTTTTAAGCGTTGCAAGAGTTGCCAAAGACACGCACCGCAGAATAGGATTCAAAGGCATGATATGATCCCTGTTAACTCGCCATGGCCATTTCACAagtgggctattgatattgtgggaCCATTTCCTACAGGTCCTGGCAATGTCAAGTTCCTAATTGTGGGAATTGACTATTTTACAAAATGGGTTGAggctaaggcggttcgcactatcaCTAGAGTGCAAGTGC GCGAATGGGTACTGCGAAACAATGATGCGAGTCGAGCAGAAAAACTTGGTAAGTTGGGACCTAACTGGGAGGGTCCTTATCAAGTTGTCGCTATTAACGTGGCAGGATCATATAAACTCGCAGACATAGAAGGGCGAAATCtccctaatgcgtggcatgctgcTTTGTTGAAGCGATATTATGCATAA
- the LOC139853639 gene encoding G-type lectin S-receptor-like serine/threonine-protein kinase At5g24080: IATDNFSILLGSGGFGTVYKGIISNGTTLAVKVLNGSSDKTIEKQFMAEVSTMVRTHHFNLVRLYGFCFESSLKALVYEFMINGSLDNHLFKANEGAMIGFQKLHEIAVGTARGISYLHEECAQRIVHYDIKPENILLDSNFCAKVADFGLAKLWSRDKTHITMTRGQGTPGYAAPELWQPFPVTHKCDVYSFGMLLFDVIGRRRNKEVKLDDTQQWFPLWAWNKYEEKKLEDLITICEIEEKDQEAAERMLKVAFCCVQYKPENRQVMSIVVKMLEGELDEMSRSY; this comes from the coding sequence aTTGCAACAGACAACTTCAGCATCTTATTGGGTTCAGGCGGATTTGGTACGGTTTACAAGGGAATCATTAGCAACGGCACAACTTTAGCTGTCAAAGTACTTAATGGGAGCTCAGACAAGACAATTGAGAAACAATTTATGGCGGAAGTAAGCACAATGGTAAGAACCCATCACTTTAATCTTGTTAGACTTTATGGGTTTTGCTTTGAATCAAGCTTAAAAGCTCTTGTGTACGAGTTTATGATCAATGGTTCTTTAGATAACCACTTGTTTAAAGCCAACGAAGGGGCTATGATAGGGTTTCAGAAACTTCATGAAATTGCGGTGGGGACAGCAAGAGGTATCTCTTACTTGCACGAAGAATGTGCTCAAAGAATAGTTCATTATGATATCAAACCAGAAAAcatacttttggattcaaacttttgtgccAAAGTAGCAGATTTTGGTTTGGCAAAACTTTGGAGCAGGGATAAAACTCATATAACAATGACTAGAGGACAAGGCACTCCAGGTTATGCTGCACCTGAGCTTTGGCAGCCATTTCCGGTTACACACAAATGTGATGTTTATAGTTTTGGGATGCTACTTTTTGATGTCATCGGGAGGAGGAGGAACAAGGAGGTGAAACTTGACGATACTCAGCAGTGGTTCCCATTATGGGCATGGAACAAGTATGAAGAGAAAAAACTGGAGGATTTGATAACCATTTGTGAAATCGAAGAGAAAGATCAAGAAGCTGCAGAGAGGATGCTTAAGGTGGCGTTTTGTTGCGTTCAGTATAAGCCTGAAAATAGGCAGGTGATGAGTATCGTTGTGAAAATGTTGGAAGGGGagttagatgaaatgtcccgttcttattga